Proteins from one Candidatus Hydrothermales bacterium genomic window:
- a CDS encoding cytochrome-c peroxidase, which produces ERTYPYFHDGSVWKLEDAVKIMAETQLNRKLTDEETRYIVAFLKSLTGQIPKHALELPILPASTARTPNPSLR; this is translated from the coding sequence AGAGAGAACTTATCCCTATTTCCACGATGGAAGTGTATGGAAGCTTGAGGATGCGGTAAAGATAATGGCAGAGACACAGCTCAACAGAAAGCTAACCGATGAAGAAACCCGTTACATAGTTGCCTTTCTAAAATCCCTAACAGGTCAGATACCAAAGCATGCTCTTGAATTACCCATTTTACCGGCTTCAACCGCCAGAACACCCAACCCTTCCCTCAGATAA